DNA sequence from the Leguminivora glycinivorella isolate SPB_JAAS2020 chromosome 13, LegGlyc_1.1, whole genome shotgun sequence genome:
cgatttCCTTAGTCTTAAAATAGTCttaacagacagtcttaaaattcataacttGATAAAATCATAATCAGTAcagaaatcagatcgagtgcacggatttccatacaatttcgcgactgtccacacacactcttgttttttatgattatgaattttaggactgtctgttgccggccttagaagAAAATTTAACACGCTTCATtatcagtttaatatgtaactATTTACACAACAAAACAAATTAGAATAAACTACATATTTCGTGACACTAACcataatataagtaggtacgtatATAGTTAATTGCTAAAACAATTTGAAAactgtattttaaataatttcacAGTGCTTTCCCGCTAcagtaaacttttttttatatttttattaaactgtAGGGACCAAGGTAATATGAAGAACAGCCAAGTAAACGCAACGTTTTTAACCAGTTACTTAATTGTTAGAtgaaaaagttgtattttaattttttttaaacgaagtattaattatgtataacaaataaatttcgttttcactTCTCATGCTTGAAAAGTGCACCTTTATGTAGTTTAGTTATAAAAAGGACTTGTAGTCTCATGTAAACGTTTTGGTGTTAAACTGTAAGTTtatattgaaattaaataaatgaaatgaaatgtagtgcgaagacgacataaaatcgcattttatgttCTAGAGCATAAAGTACAATTTTcttctaaggccggcaacagacagtcttaaaattcataatcttaaaaaaaagagtGTGTGTGTGAacagtcgcgaaattgtatggaactccgtgcactcgatctgatttttgtactgattatgattttatcaaattatgaattttaagactgtctgttgccggcctaagactaaggaaatcggtctcaagagacaaacagttaaaaaatattgcacaattttacttttgctacaatttattagaattccgtattttctttcattaaatttagtaaatcaaataaaataagattcgattacttatcgttaaaaaaatttttgacgtggcaaaaaaccaagcgtctgaaactctgattacatgttgaaaaaaaaagttggcgggagttggttatgtattatgttctttcgcttttatgataatttcgtggtgtaaattgccgagaaaaatataattaattcctcgcaatcgaagtgaaaagcagagtgtacaacaggggcataaatttaataataattattgaaacccaGAGCAAATCGCGCCGAGCGCGGAAGCGCGGGAAGGAatatatctccctctcgcttacccgtaggtacacctccttacatactatctcaattttttaaacatatggttcaaaagttaaaggggggggggacacgcCCTTTTTTTCCccttaggagcgattatttccgaaaatattaatattatcaaaaaacgattttagtaaacccctattcatttttaaatacctatccaacaattatatcacacgttgggattggaatgaaaaaaaaaatcagtccccactttacatgtagggggggtaccctaacaaaacattttttttcactttttattttaccactttgtcggcgtgattgatatacatatcggtaccaaatttcagctttctagtgctaacggtcactgagattatccgcggacggacggacggacggacggacggacagacatggcgaaactataagggttcctagttgactacggaaccctaataggGAAATTCttacataaattaaaattaaatttaacatacatacataaacaaataataaaataaataaataaatatgggggacatcttacacagatcaacttagccccaaactaagcaaagcttgtagctatgggtgctaagcgacgatatacatacttatatagataaatacatacattgaaaacatccatgactcaggaacaaataaatgcccttacctggattcgaacccaggaccaccgctcagcaggcagggtcactaccgactgagccagaccggtcgtcaaacatacaatcacgcctgtatcccataaaggggtaggcagagcacatgaactactaaagttttagtgctactcttggcaattaaatttaaatagggGTAATGATGTGTTTTGTGGCAAATAAAATGTTGGCACTTACTATAAGCTGAGCAAGGTATGCCGGTATAGGCGTGAACCGCGTGAAAGCATCGATGAGTCTTGCTCGTGCAGAGGCAAGGGTTATCAGGAATCGAACTCATTTTGTACAGCTCACTCTCTCGCCATAGTCAAAATCTATTGGCCTCTCGGGCAGATTATCCAAGTGCCTTTTGCCACTTTTCTGTAATTTCCGAAGACTTTCATAGAGGAACTTTTCGAAGCTGCTGAACGAGTAGTCTACGCTGCTGTAGGTGCCCAGACCCACGCTCGCCAAGCTTCGACTTGTTATATTCGTCGATAGCTCGCTTCACGAGAACCGCTTCGTTGGTTTTACTTGTTCGGATTTGTAGACGCTTTAGCTCCAGTAAATGTTGAAAGATCTTTCTTTCGCAGTAATATCTGCAATTAAAATAACACCAATTATGTACAATACAACAGCCTTTACAACCGGGGTTTTTCCGGCACCCATGCACCTTAAATAATTGACTATTCGCTAATAATTTACTACTTACCTTCTCATATTCGTTTGAATGCGCTGAGTAACGGATTTCATATCCACTGCATTTTTATCTCCAGGTTTTCTCACAGGAATTCTGCTGTCAGATTTCCCAGAATATCTTCCGCTTGCATTCCTCTGCCTGTAATAAGCTGCAAGACGTGGGCTCATTATTCGGCGCTGAACTGCTCTAGGACTTGGCTCAAACCCTGAATCCATGAATCCACTGGACTCGTACCCCCTCTCTGAATTCTCACTTTTCGATCTGATAGTTATACGACTTTTAGTTCTACCTTTTTTACGGAATCGTTTTCTACGCCCATTCACCTCAGAGTGACTGTATATCTCGTTGTCACTAACACTTGCGACACGTCCATATGAATCTTTGATAACCGTTTCTTTGTCGTCATCTAATGAACCTTCGTCAACTTTACTAGATTTTTTAAGAATACCTGTGCTAATATCAGTAACACTTGCAATATCGGATAGTACTTTATAACTTTCGGTTTCATAAATACTGCTTTTTCTACTACTTCCTTGGCTGTCTTTAGATGATTTTCGTTTAGGTGAAACAGGTAAAGGTAAATTGATGTCATCTGAGGTATTCCCTAACAAGATTTGTTGAACAGCGCGATCTTCCGCTGCAGTTTTGTCGTCAATTACTGTAATCAAACCCTTATCTGTCGTCGGTGCAATTTCGTTGCTACTGCCGGTTGCTGTCGTGGAAGAATATTCTTTTCGTTTTTCATCAGCACTCGCTAAAGTACTTTCACTGCTTACCTTTTTATCTGCACTACCACTCCCTGGACCCACTTCACCGTGAAGCACCTGCTCGCCCATTAGATGATCAGGCTGTTTACCTGAGTCTTTACTTTCAAAAACCTCATCTTTATTAGCAAAAGACACTGTTGGAGAGCTAGTTTTGTCCCGCGAATCTTTTCTTTCAGAACTAATATCTAACGTAGTGGCAAGTTCTCCTGCGTCTTTGCTTTGCAGTAATAATTCTTCCGGACCAGCCAACACTTGAAACGATTTTTTCCTAGTCCGTTCTAAACTGGAACTTGATGAAGTCTCTTTTGACTTTTCTTTGTCACTTTTAGCTGAATCTGGAGACGGATCTTTATCACCATCTAATGATTTTGATTGTACATCACTTGCCTGAGTTTCTAAGCCAGAGTTTTCCTCagattgtttgtttttattttccgGATCACACTTTGAAGGTGCGCTTTCGTCTTTTGATTGGTTATTTTGAGTTGTTAACTTTTCTGCAGTATTTTCTCCTGAAGATTGTCGCTCAGCAGTTGTATCATTGATATGTGCTTTTCAGTTACACTACTTGTGACCGCAACATCTGACGCTGATTTGGCCTCCTCATTTAAATCTTTATGCGTTACTGAGAGGTTGGCTGTTTCAATCGATACATTATTTGATGAATCGACAGTCACTGTAATTTCTGAACTTCCATGTTGGCTTGACTCACGTTCCATATGTATTTGTGCCTCCGTAACAATCATATTTGTCTTTACTGATAAGGTGTCAGTCTCAGTCTCACTGAGTGTCTTACTTATAACCAGTTGTTTGTCTTCTCTATCTGATTCCTTTTTTTCTGCGATTTCACTGCCTGTTGGAGGTAACGCAGGAatatcttcttttgtttcagagCGTTGTAAATTATCggcgtttttgtattttacaatgTTGACGCTTTGTTTTTCATCGTCATTCTCAATATGTATTGAGGTTTTTTTACCTTTGCGTTTTGTACTTCGTCTTTCACTCGATTCAGAACTACTACTTTCTGACGAGGAAGTTGATCTCCTTCTGCCACGCTTTCGATGCCGTTTACTTTTCTTTTTCTCTGGATAAGTTTCTGAACCAGATGAACTCTGAGATGCAGACCGATGACGTCCTCGATATCTTGAGTTACTTCTACTTCGTCTTGAGGGTTCACTTTTAGACCTATTCTTTTTACTGCCTTTTCTATGTTTTCGATCATGTGATTCGTCTTTTGCTTGTCCTTCCAATTCTGTATCATAACCATCGCTAAAACTTTTTTGAGGTTCTATTAATCTTTTTCGTCTATCCTGATGTCTACTGGTATATTTTTTATCCGACCGTCGTCTCGGTCTCTTATCATCAGATGATGAACCATTAGTACTGTCACTATCCATCCTATTCCTCGCCTGTTTTCTATCAGGGATAGGACTGGAAAGCTCGACGACTTCTCTCTTTTCTATCCTAATCCTATCTCGTACATCAATTTTTGTGCTAGTTACCCTACGTGTTGGTAATGCTGTTATTGTAGCGCCATCAATGACAATTTCTGTGTTTCCTAATTTCGATGCTGGGAGACCTCCGTGCATTTGCAAATATTTAGCAGTGGATCTATGGCCGCGCGTTGACGCACAATCTAGAGGTGTCATTGGTTCGTTCTTAGAAGACCTCGCCACGGGATTAACTTGAGCACCACGATCTAACAGGAGGCGACAAAGATCAGCATTGTCTGTGGCCGCTGCGATGTGCAGCGGAGTACGGCCTTCATGATTCGTAGCATTGACTTGGGAGGGCCGCCCGTCTAAGAGCCATTTCACTAATTCCCTACGGCCGGAAGCCACAGCTTCGTGCAATGGTAAATCGCCTTTAGAGTTTCGCAGCCATAAATTCGTACCTCTCGCTcctgcaataaaataaaaatatcaagatATAAGCTTAAGAGTGAACTGTTGTCACTTAAGAGACACTTGTTTCTTGGATGTTTTGTACTAGTTGTATGAGTTATATTTCCTACAAGTGTAAGTAGAAATATACGCTTTCTAGAGATAGTAATTAGCTTTCTTTACCAAGTATTCGGACAGTTTCAATTTGTCCTTTAGCAGCTGCAGTATGGGCGGGACTACGTCCGCGCCGGTCCTGGCGATGGGCGTCCGACCCATGCTGCAGCAACGCCACCGTGGCATCAGCATGGCCCAGCGCGGCCGCGTAGTGAAGAGGCGTGCAGCCGTGCGAGTCCGCTACGTCGACTCGAGCGCCGCAAAGGCCGACTAGCGTTTCTAATGCTTCCGTGTGTCCGCGCGCTGCGGCGCAATGTAGTGCTGTTAGTCCATCTCTGTTCACAAATATGAAACATTCTATTCAAGTCTTATAGCGGTGTGAAGGTATTAAGAAGGTTATCAAGTTAGCCACCTGTCAGCATCGTCAACTTTAGCCCCAGCCTGGTGGAGCGCGAGCACAGCGGCGGCGGAGCCAGCGGACGCGGCCCAGAGCAGCGGCGTGCGGCCGTCGGCGTCACGGACGTCCACTCGGGCACCACCTTCCTTTACCAGCGCTCGGAGCACCTCAAGTGCCGCACCTCGACTCTGCCGACAAAATTTACGGATTTAATAAAACACATTTACATTTGGGTGaataaactttttcttgcctgttattgccatggttacggtcccctgagtcacgctggttttatgcgaAATTATGATAAGGTCAGTGCGGACAAGACCGacctactttatttgaaataaagtttgaatggataaaactagactattaaagtagtctggagtgatccgcatggtcctatgggctagcaaattttatattctacacagcttttataatactttggtgaattaaagtaaactaatgtgataaaaatcacttttttaaggctcggcgggttgaccgtccccacgCGCTGAGTACGGAGTAcggtcgcgtaatttcatacggaaataagtatcaaaaaatcatgttcattgttatattctgtaataacagggagtaatgtgatagatattaaaacaaataacgttgatattttcaacatatcagcatttttctatttataaggcaagaccgtcatatgtCCCGTAAATGAGATTGATAACtttcttttttcaggtccaaacaaaagcaaagccgaaacttataattaaaattaacctacaacacccgtttaaactcgacttatttccaataaagcctagctaaaaaaggtgccttaatatgccggtctttccgactatttaaaaaagttatggCTTTCGGACGCATCTTAAATATCTTAATCTAAAAGATGTTTGCGGTTAGGTAgattgtgtatgtatgtagggtagtcataaaactgtattacaattatgtataacgtatttatttatatgatataacgtctatattgctgtagtttgtaggttaggtataggtttagcttaggaacgtctaccatctccaattctcctttaactgctctaaggttaactggaagaaatcccttaatgggataagttcgcctttgtacaaatgatgtgtgtgttctttttttctttactgtgtgtgttcttatctttgtacaataaagtgtattactactactactactactactaggcacaatttcgaagttaatatatttcaggacataaaacaataaatagaacgcgttttaagagcattaattATACTAGATaggaagaacgattattaaattaacacgttacacaaattatatacaaatattccaactgcttctatttaattttaattttttgcgtaacctTGTTGAACTCGATAAGtagtcgagttcgaaacacgaatcaagtttgttgttaactagtgttcgtcctagggatatctattgaagaccaatggattaaggatgaaaaactggtataccttcggaagTGTAAGAAGTGAATGAAgtgataaatatataaatacaaaagttatattcagtagacggtcttttTGGGTAGACGGTTTTCTCCAcacatttttctggtgttaacgagccctttccttaatttgccacctaagTACACACATTGACttgactacatgcatgcttgcataatttcagcagcataattttgcataaaaccagcgtgactcaggggaccgtaaccatgacaataacaggcaagaaaaagtttattCACCCATTTAAGAAATAAAAGAAGTATAAAGAGTCGTCTAAAACAATTATAATGCATTTGAAAACTGCATAAGGTGTCTGTTTTCAATAGGCTTGGAAATATTACATTGAATTTAATCTAATCATGTAATGTCGAATCAGTAGGTATTTCAGTAGACATAATAAACTAAGTATATAAGATTAACTTTATCAAAAAAAGCAACTATGTTGCAATTTTTGGTTTCTATGTTATCACTATCAGTCGTCTCGTGGTATCTTTACTAAGCAGTCGCCATCATGAGTTTCTCCGGTAAAGT
Encoded proteins:
- the LOC125232640 gene encoding LOW QUALITY PROTEIN: protein phosphatase 1 regulatory subunit 12A (The sequence of the model RefSeq protein was modified relative to this genomic sequence to represent the inferred CDS: inserted 2 bases in 1 codon; deleted 2 bases in 1 codon; substituted 1 base at 1 genomic stop codon), whose product is MDKRGASARDIPSILKKPKGRRKGDLLDKSTKIKREKVEGPKGEDVSAPLPQGCTPLMYACQQADYKAVVDAINKDAASVRVRDRGLRCALHYCASSGAGASQAARAACADRVIMAAPALADARDADGLTPLHLAVVHGNVPLVQTLLAAGADVNARDDEHHTVVHWATVCGEVGALRAVLAGGADAATPDQHGGYPLHYAAQMCGAPAATDHQSRGAALEVLRALVKEGGARVDVRDADGRTPLLWAASAGSAAAVLALHQAGAKVDDADRDGLTALHCAAARGHTEALETLVGLCGARVDVADSHGCTPLHYAAALGHADATVALLQHGSDAHRQDRRGRSPAHTAAAKGQIETVRILGARGTNLWLRNSKGDLPLHEAVASGRRELVKWLLDGRPSQVNATNHEGRTPLHIAAATDNADLCRLLLDRGAQVNPVARSSKNEPMTPLDCASTRGHRSTAKYLQMHGGLPASKLGNTEIVIDGATITALPTRRVTSTKIDVRDRIRIEKREVVELSSPIPDRKQARNRMDSDSTNGSSSDDKRPRRRSDKKYTSRHQDRRKRLIEPQKSFSDGYDTELEGQAKDESHDRKHRKGSKKNRSKSEPSRRSRSNSRYRGRHRSASQSSSGSETYPEKKKSKRHRKRGRRRSTSSSESSSSESSERRSTKRKGKKTSIHIENDDEKQSVNIVKYKNADNLQRSETKEDIPALPPTGSEIAEKKESDREDKQLVISKTLSETETDTLSVKTNMIVTEAQIHMERESSQHGSSEITVTVDSSNNVSIETANLSVTHKDLNEEAKSASDVAVTSSVTEKHISMIQLLSDNLQEKILQKSXQLKNQSKDESAPSKCDPENKNKQSEENSGLETQASDVQSKSLDGDKDPSPDSAKSDKEKSKETSSSSSLERTRKKSFQVLAGPEELLLQSKDAGELATTLDISSERKDSRDKTSSPTVSFANKDEVFESKDSGKQPDHLMGEQVLHGEVGPGSGSADKKVSSESTLASADEKRKEYSSTTATGSSNEIAPTTDKGLITVIDDKTAAEDRAVQQILLGNTSDDINLPLPVSPKRKSSKDSQGSSRKSSIYETESYKVLSDIASVTDISTGILKKSSKVDEGSLDDDKETVIKDSYGRVASVSDNEIYSHSEVNGRRKRFRKKGRTKSRITIRSKSENSERGYESSGFMDSGFEPSPRAVQRRIMSPRLAAYYRQRNASGRYSGKSDSRIPVRKPGDKNAVDMKSVTQRIQTNMRRYYCERKIFQHLLELKRLQIRTSKTNEAVLVKRAIDEYNKSKLGERGXLGTYSSVDYSFSSFEKFLYESLRKLQKSGKRHLDNLPERPIDFDYGERACLCTSKTHRCFHAVHAYTGIPCSAYIPHKWNHHTMPKPATADPSTKAKGFLPKIASKSPSSSSGKAHVTLEVSHGSERQLIALPAEKLDKNKRYYVTFTVKGSEPPSDNDNGSPSSNKAKASVRSG